Below is a window of Georgenia soli DNA.
GGCGCCCACCACCACCTGGGTGCGGTCGCCGATGTGGAGGCCCGAGGTCTCCATCGCCGTCGTCTCGAGGGCGATCTCGTTCGCGTCGCGCGGCGCGCGTCCGCGCACGAGGGTGCCGGAGGGGTCGTTCTCACGGAGGACGCTGCCGAGGGACGGGGCCTGGCCGTTGACCACCGCCTGCCCGTCGGCCCCGATGAGCACCACGGTGCCGAGCAGGTCGGGGACGGCCTGGTCCACGCCCTCGACGGGCCGGATCTCGTCGACGAGGTCGAGCGGGACGGGGTCGCGCTGCGGGCCGAGGGTCTCCACCCGCGCGCCCTCGGTCTCGTCCGGCGGGGCCGTGGGTGCCTCGGCGGGAGGTGTGGCGTCCGTCGGCAGGCCCGACGGCGCTGCCTGGCCCGGTGCCGTCGGCACCGCGTCCGTCGGCACGCCCGACGGCGCCGTCTGGCCCGACGGCGTTGTCTGGGCCGGCTCGGTGGGCGTGGCAGCTGTCGGCTCAGGCGCCGTCGGTCCTTGCGCCGTCGGTTCGGCGGCGCTGCCCGGCGCGGGCTCGTCGGCGCTCTGGTCCGCCGTGGCGACCGGTCCGCGCACGTACAGGTCGCCCTGGGTGGTCGAGGCGATGATCGAGCTGAACGTGTCCGAGAGCAGCGCGCGCAGCGAGAAGGTCCCGGTGACGAACGCGATGCCGAGCGTCACCGCGAGCACGCTCAGGAGGAACCGCACCAGGTGCGCGCGGATCTCCCGGAGGGCGACCCGGATCATCGCCGGGCCGCGGCCGGGGCGAGGTCGCGGCGTTCCTCCCGGGCGGCGCCGAGCTCGCGCAGGGCGTCGAGGATGGAGTCGGCGTCGGGGTCGCGCAGCTCCGCCTCGAGGCGACCGTCCGCGAGGAAGAGGACCCGGTGGGCGTACGCGGCCGCCGTCGGCTCGTGGGTGACCATGACCACGGACTGACCCAGCTCGTCCACGCTGGTGCGCAGGAACCCGAGCACCTCGGCGGCGGCGGTGGAGTCGAGGTTGCCGGTCGGCTCGTCGGCGAACACCACGGACGGCGCGGCGATCAGGGCGCGGGCGCACGCCACCCGCTGCTGCTGCCCGCCCGAGAGCTCGGTCGGGCGGTGGTGGAGGCGGTCGGTGAGCTCGAGGGTGCGGACGATGGTGTCGAACCGTTCGCGGTCCACCGGACGCCGGGCGATGTCCATCGGCAGGGTGATGTTCTCCGCCGCCGTCAGCGTCGGCACCAGGTTGTACGCCTGGAACACGAACCCGATGCGGGTGCGGCGCAGCTTCGTCAGCTGCCGCTGGCTCATCCGCGAGATCTCCACGCCGTCGACGACGATCGAGCCCTCGCTCGGGGAGTCCAGGCCGGCGAGGCAGTGCATGAGCGTGGACTTCCCGGACCCCGAGGGGCCCATCACCGCCGTCAGCTCGCCGCGCGCGAGGTCGACGTCCACGCCGTCGAGCGCGCGGACGCGCGTGTTGCCCGAGCCGTAGACCTTGCTCAGACCCCGGGCCGTGACGATCGGGTCGGGGACCGGCGAGAAGTCTGCCGGACCGACCAGCCGTGGTCCCGCCTCGGAGACGGTCTCGGCCGCACGGCCGCGCGTGCTGACCAAGGTGCCCGCACGCCTCCACCACCTCCCGGCGCCGTCGGAGCCGACTGTGGTGCGGTCGACGGGGAGGTCGCCGCTGTTCCTGCCCATGGCCCCGATTGTGTCGCACCGGGGGCGCCCATGGCGTGCCCGGCCGGCGCCGCCGGTGGGTGACGCGCGTCGCACGGTGGACGGCGGGAACGACAAAGGCCCCGCACCATCAGGTGCGGGGCCTTCTCGATGTGGCTCCGACCGGCGTCGATCCGGTGACCTTTCGATTTTCAGTCGAACGCTCTACCAACTGAGCTACAGAGCCTTGACACGAACGCCCGGTCTTGCGACCGGGCGTCCGTACCGGCGACCCCGACGGGACTTGAACCCGCGACCTCCGCCGTGACAGGGCGGCGCGCTAACCAACTGCGCTACGGGGCCTCGTGTGAGGCGTGGAGCCTGGTACCTCTGTTCTGTTCTGCTGTGGTGCTTGTCCTGCTGGTGGTGCGTACCCCCAACGGGATTCGAACCCGTGCTACCGCCGTGAAAGGGCGGGGTCCTAGGCCACTAGACGATGGGGGCCCGTTACTGCTGTGGACGCCCGTGACGCCGGAGCGCCCCAAGACCTCCGACAGCATACGGGGAAGAAGCGCTCCGGAGCAAAGTCGGCGAGGTGTGCCGCTCGTCACTCGGCGCGCTCGCCGCCGACGGCGCCGCCGGGGCACGATGGAGCCGTGGTGGACATGTCGCGCGATGACTTCGAGGAGGCCGTCTCCGAGGCCCTCGACCTCATCCCGCCGGAGCTGGCCGAGAAGATGGACAACGTGGTGGTGCTCGTCGAGGACGAGCCCACCGCCGAGCAGCTCGCGGGGGAGGAGGACCTCCTCGGCATCTACGAGGGCACCCCGCTGACCGAGCGGGACTCGTGGTGGGCGGCCGGCTCCCTGCCGGACCGGATCACGATCTTCCGGGGGCCGACCCTGCGCATGTGCGAGACCGAGGAGGAGGTCGTCGAGGAGGTCGCCGTGACCGTCGTCCACGAGATCGCCCACCACTTCGGCATCGACGACGCCCGGCTCCACGAGCTCGGCTGGGCCTGAGGGGCGGCTGGGCCGGAGGGGCGCCTGGGTCTGAGGGCGCGGGCGGCAAGGTCGGGCACGGGGCCGGGCCCCGCATCCCGGCCGCCGTCACACCGGCGCGCCCCCCTCACCGTCGTCGATCTCCCCCGACGGGCGGTCCGTGCTGGTCGACATCACCGTCCCGGTCGAGACGTCCACCAGGGGCTCGCCCTCGTGGCCCTCGGCGGCCGACTGGCTGCCGTCGATGCGGGGCAGCGTGAGGCCGGAGGAGTCCTCGACCGGTGCGCGCAGCACCGTCAGCGTCGCCCACCCGCGGGCCAGGAGATAGTGGTCGGTGCCCGGCTCGTCCTCCGCGTCCACGCCGGTGTAGGACATCTGCACGTAGCCGGTGCCGAGCTCCTTCACGCGGGCCTGCACCGCACCGAAGCTGGCCAGTCCTGCGGGCCGGATGCCGCGGAGACGGTCCGGGGCGATGTCGGGCACGTTGACGTTGAGCACCCGGTCGCCGACCGGCTGGTCCACCAGCCAGGCCAGCGCCTCGTCCGTGACGCGGCGGGCGGTGGCCCAGTGCTGCGGGTCGCCGGAGGCGATGGAGACCGCCATCGCCCGGATGCCGTGGGAGGACGCGGAGAGCGCGGCCCCCACCGTGCCGGAGTGCAGGATCGCCTTGCCGGTGTTGGCGCCGAGGTTGATCCCGCTCATGACGATGTCGGGCTTGTCCCCGAACGCGCCGAACGAGGCGACGAAGCCGATAAGCCCGGGTGCGGCCTTGACGCCGAAAGCGCGCACCTCCGCCGGAAGGCCGGGAGGGCGCTTGTCCACGAGGACCAGCTGGCCGTCCGACTCCTGCGCGGTCAGCGCGGCGCTCGCACCGGAGTACTGCCGGTGCGGGGCGGCCACCACGACCTCGTGCCCCGCGTCCAGGGCCGCCTCCGCCAGGACCGTCAGGCCCGGCGACTCGATCCCGTCGTCGTTGGTGACCAGTACCCGCACGTCAGTCCAGCTCCTCGATGGTGATGCGTCCTGCGAAACGTTCGATCTGGTCCCGTCGCCCGGTCCCCAGCCCGCGCCGGGTGACGTTGAGCGCACCGGCCGCCGCACCGAGCCGGAGGGCGTCCATGACCTCCAGGCCCCGGCCGAGGCCGACGGCGATCCCGGCCGTCATGGAGTCGCCCGCGCCGCGGTGGTCGAGCGGGGTGACGACCGGTCCCACGGCGCGGCTCGCGCCGTCGGGCGTGACGAGGAGCGCGGGCGCCTCCGCGCGGGAGACGACCATCGCACCCACCCCCTCGGCCACCAGGTGCTCGGCCGCGGCGCGGAGAGAGGCGGTGTCGTCCCGCTCGGCGTAGCCGGCCGCGACGACCTCCTCGTGGCTCATCTTCAGGACGGTGGGGCCCTCCCTGGCGGCCGCGCGGGCGGCGGAGGCGGAGAGGTCGGCCACCACGGGCTTGCCCGCGGAGCGCAGGTCGCGCACGATCCGGCCGAAGAAGTTCGAGGGCACCACGGAGGACGGCTCCGCACCGGTGACGACCAGGACGTCGGACTCGAGGGCGTCCACCAGCACGGTGCCGTACAGGTCGTCCAGCTCGTGACGGTTCAGCGCCGGCGGCGGCATGTGCGCCACCGTCTCGCGGTCCTCCCCGCGCAGGTCGAACACGTAGGCGCCGTTGCCCGCGTTGTAGGCGACCCCGTGGATCGTGAGCTGGTCGGTGCTGAGCATCTGCGCGATGGCGGCGCCGAGCTCACCGCCGAAGGGCGCGCACACCGTCACGTCGGCCCCCAGCGACACCGCCATCCGTGCCACCCACAGCCCCTGCCCGCCCGGGTGGAGATGGATGTCGGCATGGTCGCTCGGCTGCCCGGACTCCTCGTGGGCGGACGCGATCTCGACCACCAGCAGCGGTGTCGGCGCGACGACGCAGATCCGCGGCCGGGCGGGCCTGCCGCTGGGGACGGTGTCGGGGACGAACGACGACGCAGCCTCCGCGGCGGACCTCACGCGGCCCGGGTCGGCACCTGCCGGGACCGGCCCGAAGGTGCTGGTCACGTCCATGCGGCGAGCCTAGGTGTCGGTGCCGCAGGGCGCGAGGGTTCGTCGGACGGAGCGGGAGGGGCGAGCGGTGCCGGCGGGCGGGGTCTGGCAGGAAGGCGGCGCCCGGTGCACCATGACGGGATGACGAGTGAGTCGAGCACCCGCGCCCCGGGTCGGCCGGTCCGTCTCATCGAGGGGCAGGCGGCGAGCGAACGGGCGGCGCGTGCGCTGGCCGCCTACTTCGCAGAGCTGGACCAGCGCTTCGAGGGCGGGTTCGAGCAGGACCTCCTCGAGCGGGTCCCGCCGGAGGAGGTCACCCCGCCGCACGGGGACTTCCTGCTCGTCACCGAGCTCGGCACGGGCAAGGTGCTCGGCTGCGGCGGGGTGCGGGTGCTCGACGAGGGCACCGTGGAGCTGCGCCGCATGTGGCTCGTGCCGGACGTCCGCGGCCAGGGGCTCGGCCGCTTCCTGCTGCGCGCCCTCGAGAACCGTGCCCGGGCGCTCGGCGGGCGCCGTGTGGTGCTCAGCCTCAACCGCGCCCTCACCGAGGCGCGCGCCCTGTACGAGTCGGCCGGGTACGAGCCGGTGGACGCCTTCGAGGAGAACCCGTACGTCGATCTCTTCCTCGGCAAGGAGCTCTAGCTCCTGCCGCGCGCCGGGCCGTCCCGGGGGCCCGGCCGACCGCTCCCGGGTTTCGTCCAGGAACCGTCCAGGCTGCGAACGTAGCCTGGTCGGATGGATCAGGACACGGTTGGTGACACGGTGGGGGAGACGGTCGAGCAGACCGTCGAGTTCCTGACGATCGTCCTGTGGGTCGGCGGTGGGATCGTCGCGGGCCTGCTCGCGGCCATCATGGTGGCGTCGGTCACCCGGGTGGTCGCGCGGGGCCGGCCCATCGCCGGCTTCATCCGTCAGCGCTGCCGACGGCCGCTGCAGCTCATGCTGGCCACCGTCGGGGCCTGGATCGGCCTGGTCGTCGCGTACCCGGTGGTCCAGGGGCAGGAGGCGGCGGCGCCGCTGTGGCGCCGGGTGGCCGAGCACGGCCTGCTGATCGTCGAGATCGCCGCCGTGACGTGGTTCGTGGCGGGCCTGGTCCGGGTGGCGGAGGACATGGTCCTCGCCAAGGTCGGCGAAGGGGCCGTGAGCACCCGCGCGCGCCGGGTCCAGACGCAGTCCCAGGTCATGCGCCGGGTGGGGGTCGCCGTCGTCGCCGTCCTCGGCGTCTCGGCCATCCTGCTGACGTTCCCCGGCGCCCGGGCGGCCGGCGCGTCCATCCTGGCCTCCGCGGGTGTCATCTCCGTCGTCGCCGGTCTGGCCGCCCAGACCACCCTCGGCAACGTCTTCGCCGGGCTGCAGCTCGCGTTCACCGACGCCATCCGCGTGGACGACATCGTCATCGTCGAGGGCGAGTTCGGGTACATCGAGGAGATCACCATGACGTACGTGGTGGTCCGGCTCTGGGACGACCGCCGCATGATCATGCCGTCCACGCACTTCACCGAGAACCCGTTCGAGAACTGGACCCGGCACGCCCCCGCGCTGCTCGGCGGGGTGGAGCTCGACCTGGACTGGCGCGTCCCGGTGCCGGCCATGCGCGCCGAGCTCGACCGGCTCCTGGCCGCCACCGACCTGTGGGACGGCCGCGTGGGCATCCTGCAGGTGCAGGACGCGACCAACGGCGTCATCCGCATCCGCGCCCTCGTCTCCGGCAAGGACGCCACGAGCCTCACCGACCTCAAGTACTACCTGCGCGAGGCCCTCGTGGACTGGGTCCAGACGAACGCCCCGTACGCCCTGCCGCGCAGCCGCTACGAGCACGACGTCGTGGAGCTGATGGACAACGCGGCGGAGCTCGACCGCGGGCAGCTGGCCTCCGACGTGGCCGAGCTCGCCTCGGACGCCGCGGAGCTGGCCGCGCTCGACGGCGCCGGGCACCTCCCGCAGGACGACACCCTGCTCGCCCCGCCGCTCCCCGAGGACACCGACATCCGGAAGGCCCGGGCGGTGGCCGCGCGCCGCGCCCGCCGCCGGGCGGACCGCGAGGACCGTCGCCGCGCCCGCGAGCACGGCGGCCGCCTGCCGTCGGGCCACCGGCCGCGGCCCTCCGGCGACTCCACCGAGGTGATGGACCTCGGGGAGCTCGAGGCCGCCCGGCAGGCGTCCGAGGGCAGGGTGGCCGGACCGGACGGGGCCGAGGAGCCCGAGATCCCGGTCAGCCGCCCGCTGCGCCGGACGCCGGTGCGCGAGCGCACCGGCCGGGCCTCGGCCGAGCAGGCCCGCGAGAGGACCGCCGTCCTCGGTGCGACGACGACCACCGGCCACGAGTCGTCGCTGTTCACCGGCTCGCCGGAGGCGGAGGAGCGCGCCCAGGCGTTCAGCGGGCCCGGCGAGCACGTCTACGAGGAGCGGGAGCAGACGGCGGAGCGTCGCGCCGCGGACGAGCGTGCCTCGGACGACCGCGCCACGCACGCGGGCCGTGCCGCGGACGACGACGGTGACGGCGACG
It encodes the following:
- a CDS encoding ABC transporter ATP-binding protein, which translates into the protein MGRNSGDLPVDRTTVGSDGAGRWWRRAGTLVSTRGRAAETVSEAGPRLVGPADFSPVPDPIVTARGLSKVYGSGNTRVRALDGVDVDLARGELTAVMGPSGSGKSTLMHCLAGLDSPSEGSIVVDGVEISRMSQRQLTKLRRTRIGFVFQAYNLVPTLTAAENITLPMDIARRPVDRERFDTIVRTLELTDRLHHRPTELSGGQQQRVACARALIAAPSVVFADEPTGNLDSTAAAEVLGFLRTSVDELGQSVVMVTHEPTAAAYAHRVLFLADGRLEAELRDPDADSILDALRELGAAREERRDLAPAAARR
- a CDS encoding metallopeptidase family protein, producing the protein MSRDDFEEAVSEALDLIPPELAEKMDNVVVLVEDEPTAEQLAGEEDLLGIYEGTPLTERDSWWAAGSLPDRITIFRGPTLRMCETEEEVVEEVAVTVVHEIAHHFGIDDARLHELGWA
- the surE gene encoding 5'/3'-nucleotidase SurE yields the protein MRVLVTNDDGIESPGLTVLAEAALDAGHEVVVAAPHRQYSGASAALTAQESDGQLVLVDKRPPGLPAEVRAFGVKAAPGLIGFVASFGAFGDKPDIVMSGINLGANTGKAILHSGTVGAALSASSHGIRAMAVSIASGDPQHWATARRVTDEALAWLVDQPVGDRVLNVNVPDIAPDRLRGIRPAGLASFGAVQARVKELGTGYVQMSYTGVDAEDEPGTDHYLLARGWATLTVLRAPVEDSSGLTLPRIDGSQSAAEGHEGEPLVDVSTGTVMSTSTDRPSGEIDDGEGGAPV
- a CDS encoding PfkB family carbohydrate kinase — translated: MDVTSTFGPVPAGADPGRVRSAAEAASSFVPDTVPSGRPARPRICVVAPTPLLVVEIASAHEESGQPSDHADIHLHPGGQGLWVARMAVSLGADVTVCAPFGGELGAAIAQMLSTDQLTIHGVAYNAGNGAYVFDLRGEDRETVAHMPPPALNRHELDDLYGTVLVDALESDVLVVTGAEPSSVVPSNFFGRIVRDLRSAGKPVVADLSASAARAAAREGPTVLKMSHEEVVAAGYAERDDTASLRAAAEHLVAEGVGAMVVSRAEAPALLVTPDGASRAVGPVVTPLDHRGAGDSMTAGIAVGLGRGLEVMDALRLGAAAGALNVTRRGLGTGRRDQIERFAGRITIEELD
- a CDS encoding GNAT family N-acetyltransferase, with the translated sequence MTSESSTRAPGRPVRLIEGQAASERAARALAAYFAELDQRFEGGFEQDLLERVPPEEVTPPHGDFLLVTELGTGKVLGCGGVRVLDEGTVELRRMWLVPDVRGQGLGRFLLRALENRARALGGRRVVLSLNRALTEARALYESAGYEPVDAFEENPYVDLFLGKEL
- a CDS encoding mechanosensitive ion channel family protein, with the protein product MDQDTVGDTVGETVEQTVEFLTIVLWVGGGIVAGLLAAIMVASVTRVVARGRPIAGFIRQRCRRPLQLMLATVGAWIGLVVAYPVVQGQEAAAPLWRRVAEHGLLIVEIAAVTWFVAGLVRVAEDMVLAKVGEGAVSTRARRVQTQSQVMRRVGVAVVAVLGVSAILLTFPGARAAGASILASAGVISVVAGLAAQTTLGNVFAGLQLAFTDAIRVDDIVIVEGEFGYIEEITMTYVVVRLWDDRRMIMPSTHFTENPFENWTRHAPALLGGVELDLDWRVPVPAMRAELDRLLAATDLWDGRVGILQVQDATNGVIRIRALVSGKDATSLTDLKYYLREALVDWVQTNAPYALPRSRYEHDVVELMDNAAELDRGQLASDVAELASDAAELAALDGAGHLPQDDTLLAPPLPEDTDIRKARAVAARRARRRADREDRRRAREHGGRLPSGHRPRPSGDSTEVMDLGELEAARQASEGRVAGPDGAEEPEIPVSRPLRRTPVRERTGRASAEQARERTAVLGATTTTGHESSLFTGSPEAEERAQAFSGPGEHVYEEREQTAERRAADERASDDRATHAGRAADDDGDGDGDRVRRPADAERRAPAEDSPTRILGRDATHDADDG